A genomic stretch from Sphingobacterium sp. ML3W includes:
- a CDS encoding sigma-70 family RNA polymerase sigma factor, whose product MANCEYTALKDQELLDLVQLKDNKAAFSELYNRYWEPLINLAGKRTLSLAMAEEIVQDVFVNFYLRRKEIQVSHSLSAYLKTAIKFQVFKTYRAQKIQAKYIQTVSYSGHTAPIQPDNILEAKQIHAEIFQITEKMPATCKEVFLLSRFEKRSNQDIANELNISVAMVRKHITKSMNIMRSEIKEHQMDIFYLVLLLYMHKN is encoded by the coding sequence ATGGCTAATTGTGAATATACAGCGCTTAAGGATCAGGAACTGCTCGATTTGGTCCAATTGAAAGACAATAAAGCTGCTTTTTCCGAACTCTATAACCGCTATTGGGAACCCTTAATCAATCTTGCAGGGAAAAGGACGCTCTCCCTTGCTATGGCTGAGGAAATCGTTCAGGATGTTTTTGTCAATTTTTATTTACGGCGGAAGGAAATCCAAGTCAGCCATTCCCTTTCGGCTTACTTAAAAACAGCGATTAAATTTCAGGTCTTTAAAACCTATCGGGCGCAAAAGATCCAGGCTAAATATATCCAAACAGTATCCTACAGCGGGCATACCGCTCCTATTCAACCCGACAATATCCTGGAGGCTAAGCAAATCCATGCCGAGATTTTTCAGATCACCGAAAAAATGCCCGCCACCTGCAAAGAGGTTTTTCTATTGAGCCGTTTCGAAAAACGTTCTAATCAGGATATTGCCAACGAGTTGAACATTTCTGTAGCCATGGTCCGTAAACACATTACGAAATCCATGAATATCATGCGCAGCGAAATCAAAGAACATCAAATGGATATTTTCTATCTGGTGCTGCTGTTGTATATGCACAAAAATTAA